The genome window TAGCAAGGACTGGACGTGACAGATTCATCTTATCTGCCATCTCTTGCTGAGACATAAACGGATTCTGGCGAATTAATGCAAGGATCGCCTGTTCTCTTTCATTCATAGCATCACCTTTTATTATATTTGTTTACATTATAAACTTTTGTTTGGTGTAAGTCAAAAATTTTTTATTATATTTTTGCAGGTGTGTTGATTAACCATTTTTTATCCATCCTAATTAATTAGAGGGCTCTGATTTCCGCTACGGGCTACTCGCTTTCCTGCGGGCGAGCGTCGAGCCGCTTCCTCCGCTACGCTCCGTGCAGGGTCTCGTCTGTCTCGCTTTCCCGCGGGAGTCGAGTAGCCCTTCGCTACAATCAGTTAAAATGGGCATACATTAGCAAAGTATCAATAAAAAAATCCTTTTATCACTCAATAATAAACCTATATTTCCCTAATCAACACGCTTGATATTTTTGAACAAAAAAGTTGAAGCCGATATGTTATTGGCTTCAACTTCATGTTTGTGGTAAACCATTGCTTCAATGAAGTATGGTTTTTCGGCATAAAGAGGGGGTTGATTTCCGTTCCGACTGAGCGCTTTGCCGCTGACGCTTCGCTTTCGCGCAGATAAAACATTGTTGCTGTTGCTTCACTTTCGCACAGAGCAGAGGTTCATGGGAGCGTCAAGAATCGCGCCCGCAGGAAAGCAAGTAGCCCAGAACGGAAATCAATCTATTTAAAGCGCCACAACATTTTTACAGATTCCCTTGACCATTTTGTTTACAACACTGTGAAGTTGAGCTCAATATATATTATCGGTTCAACTTTTTAAATTGATTTTTGATTATCAAATATTGGCTTGATGAGGTGTTTGTTTTTTCACGATGATGACAAATAAACTTGCCAATGCACAGAACATCCCTGCAAGGAAAAAGGCCCAAGTATATGAATTGAAAAACTTATAGATAAGGCCTCCACCATAAGCAGCAACTGCAGCTCCTGCTTGATGAGATGCGAAAATCCATCCATAAATAATACTACTTTTATTTGTACCAAAAATTTGTCTAGAAATACTAATCGTTGGGGGTACTGTGGCAATCCAATCTAATCCATAAAATATTGTAAAGATTGTCAATAAAGTGAATGATCCTTGCATTAATGCATATGGGAGTATAAGAAGAGACGTTCCTCTTAAAAGATAATACCAAAACAATAACCATCGATTATCAAAACGATCAGACAACCAACCTGATAAAGTGGTACCAACGAGATTAAACACTCCCATAAAAGAAAGAAAGGATGCAGCGGTTACTAAAGGAACTCCAAAGCTAATACAGTAAGAAACAAAATGAGTACCAACTAACCCACTAGTTGAAAGTCCACAAATAAAAAAACTTCCCGCTAATAACCAAAATTCTTTCACCTTTATAGCCTCAAATAAACCGCTAAAAGCAATTCTAATCGGATTTTTCTTCTGATTCTCTTGATGCAATTCTAGCTCTTCTTCCATTCCATACGGAAGAATTCCAATATCCTGTGGCTTATTTTTGATAAACAAAAAAATAGCAATGAACATAACAATGCTTAAGATGAGAATCAATCCAATCGCCCATCGCCAAGAAGAATGTTCAATAATAATTGCCAATACAGGGAGGAGAATTAACTGCCCTGTCGCTGTACTCGCCGTTAAAATCCCTACTGCCAGTCCTCTGCTTTTCACAAACCAATGATTGGCTACATAGGGACTTAACACAGTTAAAAAGAGACTCGCTCCTAAACCAATAATACCGCCCCAAATAATGATTAACTGCCATGATTGAGTCATGAAAAGCGTTAGCGTCATACCTATTAATAATGTAGCCATCGCACCTAACATCATTTTCTTTAAACCGACTATTTCTAGTAATGCCGCCATAAATGGACCTGAAAAACCATATAAAAATAAACTAACTGCAAAAGCTAATGCAATTAAAGAGCGATCCCAATTAAATTCTTTTTCAAAAGAGTCTATAAAAACCCCTGATGATGACATTGTAATACCTGCAACAATAATTGAGAAAAAGGTTACGACTAAAATAAACCAGCTATAATGAATACGCTTCATCTTGACACCTTCATTTCTTGAAAGATTTTTTGAAATACTCTTTAATGAAAAAGATTACTGTTTAATATATGTATATGCATATATTACTGGGGTAAATTCCTTTAAAAAACATGTATATACATATATAATCTTAGTAATCGCTTTTATTACTGTCAAGGAACATTTTCCAGCTTAACAAAATAAATCAATAAGGCTACTATAATATTGAACCAATTCGAAAAGGAGTACGGAGCAATGAAGAATATAGATTACACACAAATATGTGTATGTGCAAACCTTCGAAAAAAAACAAGAGTCGTGACACAATTGTATGATAAATTACTTCAGCCCACTGGCTTAAAAATTACACAATACTCCATGCTAGCAAATATTGCCCATCAACAATCAGTTTCCATAAGTCGACTAGGTGCAATATTGCTGCTCGATCAAACAACTATTACACGCAATATTAACTTGTTAAAGCAAAATGGCTATGTAGATTTAATGAGAGATCCGCAAGATGCTCGAACAAAGATCATTACACTAACTGATAAAGGGGTTGAAAAATTAAACGAGGCTGCTCCAATTTGGCAAGATATCCAAGAAAGAATTATCAATGATATTGGCATAGAGAAATACGAGGAGTTTTATGAAACATTGAAAACTATTCAAAAAATAATTAAATCTTATGATGAAGAATAAATAAACGGACCTAAACAAAAGAATCCATTTTGAAAATGATTGATCAAAATGGATTCTGCATTGTTGATTATGTCAATTATATTAAGGTGTCATTTAAGTATAGCTCTTCGGCAAAATGTGGGGTTGATTTCCGTTCCGGCTGGGCGCTTTCTGAGGGGCGTCCGATGAGCCGCTTCACTCGCGTTGCTCGCTCCAGGGTCTCATCTGTGACGCTAATCCCCAAGGAGTCGCCCAGCCTCCACTCCAATCAACTTATCCACATAGCATACATCTTCTGCCATGTTATTTGAATTTATAGTGAAAATATGTAAAAAACCGCGGCAGTAATTGCAAATATACCATCGCAGCGATGTTATAAATCTATTCTGTTCGATTATATGATGAGAAGTCATTCCTAGCATAGTTCCCCTTTTGACAAAATATTTGCTTGCCCTCCTACCATCACTCTTGGATTATCTTTATTTATTAATTTTGTAATGATGTTTGAAGGTCTACCCATACAATGCCCTTGAAGGAATAAGTACTCTTGATCAAATTCATTTAGTATGTGGTTATGAAAAAGATAATAGGTTAACGCCCCATTTGAAGTACCTGTTGCAGCTTACTCATCAATACCGTAGAGTGGCAAAAGTTTCTACTCTCTGCTATTCCTTCTTTTGTGTCGAGCGTAAATGCACGAACGCCTCCCACTTTATTGATTTTTGTATATTCAGCAAGTGCTTTAAGATCAGGATTTAAAGCATACAAAGCATCCTTTGTTTTTATTGGAAGAGTATATCCCAAAGACCTGTACTTGCAGCTTGCGGCACTATATTGAAATTTATATCTCCTATTTGGTTTTTATCAA of Lysinibacillus agricola contains these proteins:
- a CDS encoding MFS transporter gives rise to the protein MKRIHYSWFILVVTFFSIIVAGITMSSSGVFIDSFEKEFNWDRSLIALAFAVSLFLYGFSGPFMAALLEIVGLKKMMLGAMATLLIGMTLTLFMTQSWQLIIIWGGIIGLGASLFLTVLSPYVANHWFVKSRGLAVGILTASTATGQLILLPVLAIIIEHSSWRWAIGLILILSIVMFIAIFLFIKNKPQDIGILPYGMEEELELHQENQKKNPIRIAFSGLFEAIKVKEFWLLAGSFFICGLSTSGLVGTHFVSYCISFGVPLVTAASFLSFMGVFNLVGTTLSGWLSDRFDNRWLLFWYYLLRGTSLLILPYALMQGSFTLLTIFTIFYGLDWIATVPPTISISRQIFGTNKSSIIYGWIFASHQAGAAVAAYGGGLIYKFFNSYTWAFFLAGMFCALASLFVIIVKKQTPHQANI
- a CDS encoding MarR family winged helix-turn-helix transcriptional regulator; amino-acid sequence: MKNIDYTQICVCANLRKKTRVVTQLYDKLLQPTGLKITQYSMLANIAHQQSVSISRLGAILLLDQTTITRNINLLKQNGYVDLMRDPQDARTKIITLTDKGVEKLNEAAPIWQDIQERIINDIGIEKYEEFYETLKTIQKIIKSYDEE